The genomic DNA GCAAGACAGACCTGCACTCTTTTGCCAGCAGCCTCTCCCAGTACTGACAATCCGCAGCACTGCCAGACATCGTTCCCAGAAGGTAAGGATTTATCTCAATCACCTTGTTGGCTTCCTTTGAAGCTATGAAAGTTTATTTAATGACACAAATAGTTACATTTTTAATACATATCAACATATCATATTTAAattaacattgtgtgtgtgtgtgtgtgtgtgttagttatagtagcctataggctaggccagtggttttcaaagtgggggccggggccccctggggggccgcgagggggtgcctcagcaagttggaaggaaaaataaaagcaacaaataaatagcctacatttgaaaatgttaaaaatatacctattagtagagtgatagctctcatatagcagaaagccccaaatgcaatttttacacactgtatgctccaccgcgaagtgcttgtggctaaaatattttttaggattagcttaatgtatttttacatttgctgtagtattgtcgatgggtttaataacacatcaagggagtccttggccagaacctagtggtatttggggagccttgtcgtggaaaagtttgggaacccctgggctAGGCTACTTACCAATGTATCTACCAGCAGATGCTCTAGAGTCCACGGCAACAATAACACCATGGCGAAATTTGAAAGCCAGTGTCGTGGTCCCATGGTTCAAGTCTATTGATACGCCATTGCCATTGTCACCACTACAAGACTTCAGAAATCCCGAAGGCTAGAAAAGTTAAATATAATTGTATTTAGCGCATTTTCCAGTGAAAATGCTATTTGAAGCGCTTCAAGTAGAcacataaataatataatataaaaaaggcAATTGTGTAAGCTATCTTGCCATGAGCACGGAAAGTTTAATGAACATCTAATTTATATTACCCTACACAGAATTGAACAACCAAGCCTCATCTCACTCCGGAAAACACATGTATCATTTAATTGAGCAAAACATTCATTGTTACACTCACATCAACTCCGACTGGCAAAGCAAATTCCTGATATTGAGAGCCAAAGGTAAAGTGATTTGTTCGGTTCTGGTGTGGTGTTCCAGTTCCTGAAAGCTGCGCCCGGATCTCCGGATAAGGTTTATATCCACTCACATCTAACAGCGCCATTACCTACACAAATAATGTAAAGCACATACGATAAATGTATGCAACTACGTATGCTGAACAATTCTAACTAATTATCCGGTTTGTCGTCGGTGTTTCTCAACATCCCCTATCTTGACTTAAAAATCGAAACCGAAAGGGTTTGttcattacatttttttaagGGGCAGGGCTTTTTTCTCTAACGGGTGATATGCTTCTGCTTTTCTAAACATAGCCGACTACTATTAAAacaggctatttaattgtagatcattattgtgttgtgttgattcTATGTCCATCTTTGCTTACATTTAGgctactttatttatttatttatttttttgcagcgTGGTCGCCTAATCTAGAATGAACAAATCAATTGACGAATGAGGATGTTTGGCGTCACCAGTATTCAGGTAAATTGGCCGACTTCAGGTTGTGCCAGAATAAAAAAGAACATTCTTGTGCCTGTAACTGCAAGCAACTTTCAGAAGGCTTTAGGCTTTTATGCTGGTGATGTTTTTCTGAATTTCATCAATATGGTTTTATTAATTTCATCAGTGTACAAAtacatctatttatttatttgacccccccccccccccacacacacacacacaactagacCTTGGAACATAATAAAGGAAAAGTCCACATTACATTATGATTACATAAAACAGTCTGGTTTTTAATGACTTTATCATGTTCAAATAGTCATTCCAATTGAGCAATCAATTTTTGAATCACGcaaggaaaaggaaaagaggtTTGGCacagttagcctattaaaccacaaaatatgaaattaaaCAAAGTCATGGTTTTCTTTCAAACACAATGTTATTATTTTGAACTGGCAGATTTTGCTACAGCAATTAATTTATCACATGGGATGCTattggttctcaaactttttctgtcattccccactttgaaggtggggaattttcaagccccacctgaccccatcaacctggcaaaatggtaacgttaaaatacttttttcacatCTTCGATCCATGTTACATTTCCCGTCTCAGTCCACTGGAtcagatgttattttaattcatatatCGGTCTGTTTGACTCTCATGTTTGTATGtggttattttgttttgaatctatgatcttccttgtcaaaaaagaaaggcattattaaagataGGCATGAGATCCAATAGCTGTACTTGGAGGTGTTCCtcgcgccccacctgtcatatctctattccccactaaTGGGGCctgccccacactttgagaaccactgccttagGGTCACCATTTCATTGTGTTCCCATGATCCTTTACAATAACAGATAATTACCCCACAAAAAGTGTTGCTAAAGGTTTTGACATGGGTTTTCTTAAAGTAGGTTATGCTTAGAGACCAGTACACTTGGAGCTGTATCTTATGCTTTAAGATGAATCATGCTTTGTTCCCACGATGAATGTTTAGGTATTGAGTATGCACAAAGTTGGCTACTAATGGCTACAGATAAATATGTAATCTATCACTAATATATCTTTATACTTTACCTTACATACTTAATGTGAGGATATTGCTTGAGTTTTCAATTAACATTGATGTGACAATATTAAGTACATCCAAATTAGTACTCTTAATACATACATCCACCTGTATGACACAATGTTGTTGATATTACATGAATATTTCATGTAAACTTATTTTAAACAATTTCATTGGGATTACTTGATCAAATTGGGCAACAGCATGAATAATAACAGCATGAATCAATTTTGTAAAACATAAGAGAAATGCTGAACTAATTCTAGAAATTTCATTGATGTGCAACCGATTTTTTTGCAGTAGCAGTAAATGTTGgtcatattattaataaataagtgCATTCATTTGACCAAGTCAGCACTGGTTAAATATTACTAGCCTGCAAACTGTCATACAACCAATGTATAGCACCCATTTTTATTTCTGTATGATATAAATGCAATGTTATACATTGAAAAACAATGGTGCAGTATTATTGTGATCATAAAGTTAAAGGTAAGTAAAGTTATTACTATTCATCTGACGCACAAATGTACAAATACAAATGTATTTCCATAATGTAAAGTCCAAAACTGTAATTATCTTATTAAATAAAACACAATGATCATAACAACAGTAAGATGTTTAAAGAAATAACACAATTTTCCAAATGTGTATTGAAAAGAAAATAATGTTGTTGGTAAATGGATGGGCTGTGAATCATTGTGCTGTTTTAGGCCTATGCTGTTTCCATCAGCTGAACGGTCTCTTCCACAAGGTCTAGTTTCAGAGGCACTATGGTCTCACTCAAAACTGGTGTCGTTCCAGCTTTGTACTTATATTTCCTTTGCCTAAGAGGTGAAAGAAAAAAGGGTTTGTTAGAAAACAATCATCATTATACCATTTTTCAGTTTTTTATGTCGACAAAAACATAATCAACCACTATTTCTTGTTTATTGACATAGAATTTAAATAGCATGGCATGGGTATTAAAATGTACTCATGGGGCATCTGGGAGGCAAAAACAAATAGCTCACCTTTTGTCCTTAAACTGTGATTCTTGAAAAGGCCTTATGTAATCTACACCCTTTCTGCTGATGACACAGATGTCTATATTGTTGCCCGATCCTAGGTCACTCATGATTCCAGCATGGATAGCATCACGCACCAAAGTCTTGGCATCCGCAAGCTGATGGAATGCAttaaggaggaagagaagaaacaTGGGAAGTTGAAAAGTAAAGATACAACTATATCAGGAAGATGACATAATTAGTACATAGTGGCCCTGTTTTAGTAATTTGAACAGTCTGAAATGCGAGGCataagtgcattgtgtttgaATCCACTTTTATTATTTTGACAGTGGGACAACTGGTCTCCGCACCAGGTGTGTGGTTCAAAAGGGGTgtgcttaaaggagaaatccggcgagttttcccatagatctccgtttctctaggtcaccgagtactgtcggtacgaaacaaaatgaaaacaatcggttttacctagcttgagttgctacaaccagcagctaatgcagccaggccgctacagcactacactctgggggcatgtccatgagcccccatgtacatgcccacagactgtagtgctgtagctgcctggctgcgttAGCTGCTGGGTGCTCTAagtcaggggttcccaaactgggcctggaccatgaaacataacaaactgttccagccaatcactgaTGAGATTCGCGTTCATGTCAGtttcaattcatgggtttcatcaggtccctttccacaggtgtattaatcaagcaccatgcagtctgcatttaTGTGTTTTGGCCTAACATAAACCAATGAGAGCACAATCTCCCATTCCCTTTAACGCTTGCACCATTTCAAAGTGAATAAGGAACAGAACTCACACATGATCATTACCAAAACCATATTGACAACTGGAACGCAACCAGCTTGTGTTTTAACATGAATGTGACATCACTCCGAATCACTAATCGTTTTACGAGACAACTGGAACTCGGCATTAGTCCGTAATAACTAAGATGGCCGCCAACACGCCGAGTGGCAAGACTTGACTTTGGTTTCAAGCGACGTACATCATGCACTGATGGGCAGCAAACATAAGCaggtaagtataagtatactcttttgatcccgtgagggaaatttggtctctgcatttatcccaatccgtgaattagtgaaacacactcagcacacagtgaggtgaagcacacactaatcccgcctgcaacaacagcggcgcttggggagcagtgaggggttaggtgccttgctcaagggcagttcagccatgcctactggtcggggttcgaaccggcaaccctctgattataagtccgaagcgctaaccagtggccacggctgccccctgatGTCAAAAGTAATGGCGCTCATTAGTGAGGTCATCCATAAGCATAGAgggataggcctactgcacaaTGTATAAACTAATGATACTGGTAATGCAAGAGTAGGCCTGAtatccccccacccaccccatccAACTTGTCTGTTGCTACCAAAGGAGTGTTAGGCCTACAACCAAACTAGATACAATTCCAGAGGggaaattaaaacaaaatgagTCATAccttttcaaccttttttgtcatttgtagtttgtacacaaaaaaagtagtatcaaaaaATCTGAGATATTTATTTTAGGTCATATGGCCAGCCCTTATACTAGACATGAGAACAGCATCTAGGCTCCCTGGACATTGGAAAACATACCAGTCTTCTATGTTAATTTTTGCACAGCATATGCGTCACTTCAGTTGGGCTTTAAGTGTAGTCCAGCCTTACCTCTACATTATTCAGTACTATTTTCATGCCTATTTACCTCCATGTTAAGTTTGAATCCATCCTCCAATATTCCCATAGCAGCCAGGTCTCCAGACCCTGGGCaaaataattaaaacattttttttttgtgacatacacagacatttaAAACTGAAACAAATCCCCCAGAATTTATGAATAGGTTGTAATGTGCACCAGGCTTGAACTAATACACACCCATGGCCAGATATGGCATCTTATCCATGCTTCCATATGGGCCAACAGTATAGAGATGACTTCCCGTGCAGTCTACCCCTCCTAAAATAAGATGGGCCCCAATCTGTCCCTTGTGCCTACAaggtaaatgaataaatgctttacattgtctgtcatagggcccaaattatcTAGCATCGCCCTTGCTGACAAGCACAAACCTGAAGAGCATATCCTGTAGGATGTTAGCAGCCATGACTAGGCGTGGGTTCCTGCCGCTGTTCATGGAGAAGATGGCGAGGTTGGAGGAGAGCATCTCTGTGGTTTTCTCAGTGTCTGCTGCTGTGCCTGCACCACAGCAACTGGACAGAAAAGTAAACCTTCAGAGACTCAACAAATAGGCATAGGCCAGTGTTGACTGACTTTGAACTTGAGTCTTGAAACTGGAGACACATTTAGAAGATATATTTCCCATCTACAGGTttagagtaggcctatatgcatAGCAGCATCTGCTTCGACAAGGTAAGAATCTGTTGGGGTTAGGATGTGATTATGTGAAGTGGGGTCATAGACATTAATGACACTTACTATATATTTGGAGCAATGTAGTGGATTTTAGCACACATCTTATCAGCCACTACCTCACTGGATGTGGCTCTGGTGTCTGCCCCCAGGACAACGCCATCCTATGAAAACGATAAGAGAATCACTAGACAAATTAGCCTATTCGTTTCGATGTGAGCTACAGTGTATCTTGGATGGCTATTTTGGCTAAAAGTTAGTCTTTCAGGTAACGTTAGTGTTTCACCTTATAAACAACACCAGCTATTGTGGTCCCTGTTTTGAGAGGACTTGGTGTCTTGACGTTGCCGTTTCCAAGCGAATTCTCCACTATGGCATTTCTGAAGAATCATATAAATAAAGTTCTTTAGCAACATTCCAGTCAGTCATCACGCTGCAGTCAAAACGTCAGATCCAAAGGCAACCACATCATCAAATCGTGAAAAAACTGAAGCACCAGAATGCCAAGATATATAATGTTTCATGATCCAAATATACGCACACTTTCACTTTTGATTTAACTTTTAAGACGGCGTATGACGACAACAAACTGCAAAAAAGGTTCTAATGTAATCATCAATAatatgaatatattttcatataagATAACTAACCTGGTCGAATTTTCGAAGCTAAAACCTGATGCAGGTGGTTCAAGAACGTAAGACAGAGACATATCGGAGAGCACGTTTCCTCGTTCAGTGTGGCTCCTTCGACAAGTGAATTGACGACATAGGCTTCTCTGAAATCAGACGGGGACGAGGTCGCTGCGCCACCCAACTGAAAACCTTGAATCAGAAGCGTCGCATCTACTGCGtgccatttttattttctaGCGTAAAATGGATAGATATTTTGACCAGAGCATAAAAGGTGTCAGCACTGGAGTAAGTAGCTTAGTCATACGCAATATGTGCCATTGTGTGTCATTGTTAGGTTTATCATTGTCGAAACCGCataaagtaggctagcctaagatcGTGGAAGATGCTTAATAGGGAAAGCCTGTCTTTCCTTGGCTACAACTTTCCAGAAGTTTAGATTAGGCCTACACCTTAGTCTAGGCCTACAATGTTTACAGTCTAATGTATGTATTGCCTATTTCCATCATGCCTAAATTAggctaaattaaatgtaatcttGCCTGTTTATGAATAACTTTCACTTTCGATTATCTTCGAagacatgtaggctatatgagattGTGTATCGTTGATAGACAGCAAAAGAGGCTATAGGTCTACTAAAATTGTATGTTCAATTAGATAATTTGCTGTCATTGTTGGGGGAAATTTATCGTGAAGGCAATTTGATAATGTAGCCTcatgttggaaaaaaaaacatttctatttAATGACAGCCTTACGTGACAGATATCTGAATCAACATTATTGTGATCACCCTCTCCTTACAGACTACCATATTAGCTGTTAAATTCAATGGAGGAGTTATCATTGGGTCTGACTCAAGGGCATCGATGGGAGGGTAAATACTACCCCCCACCCACAGTTTACATGCTTATTCATCTGCACATTAGTCAAAGTCAGCTTAGTGTTTGAAACACACATGTTATCCCTCCACTTGTACTTTTACACAGGTCATATGTATCTtccaaaacaataaacaagCTCATCCAGGTCCATGACAGGATATTCTGCTGTATTGCTGGTTCCTTAGCTGATGCACAGGCTGTTACCAAAATGGCAAAGTTCCAGCTATCTTTCCACAGGTTGGTTCCATAACTTATCCTGTGCCTTTACGTTAGTTTGAGTGCTAGTAAGCCTTTAGCCATGCTCTCCTGCATCCCATGATCACACATAGGTGTCTACTTTTGGTGTCTTAATATCTTATCATCTTAATAGTCTTACTATACAATAGATTGAAATTTCTTGGTGACCTGGGAACTTGTTTGTCATTTATTAGATTTTTTTCAGGACTTGGATATGAGAGGGCATAGTCTGATCAGTGTTATGATATAGGGTTAGTCCACTTAATCTTTAACAGAATTCGAATCAGACATCTTACCCTGTGTGTCATTGAAATATGTTAAATGAAAAGGCACTGGAAATAAATAATATGCGTCCGGCGTCCTGAAGCCTTTTTTAAAACTATGTGAATGACAATAATCAATGCCAGAAATGGGGATTTTGCCTATTCAGGTATACCTTTAGATATAGAAGAGACAACTTTATATGGTCTTTATAACACAGATGCAATAAAGTCTTCAAAAATCAAACTTATACTAAGCCCGGCATCAGTTTGCTCCTATGGGAATCTGACACACGATAGAATTATTGTGGATGAAACCAGACTTTATTATTCATGTTAAACCAAACCAGCACTTGTCTTTTCTAAACACCTCTGTGGTAGTATCCAGATGGAGTCTCCACCCCTTGTAAAGGCCGCTGCCTCAGTCATGAAAGAACTCTGCTACAGTAACAAGGACGAACTTCAGGCAGGCTTCATCACTGCAGGCTGGGACAGGAAGAAAGGGCCACAGGTGAGTCCATCCTCTGTCTAGCTGGTGAGGGACATCTGTTGGACTTACACACATAGTATTTCATTCTATGAAGAGGCATGCAAGATGAACAGctcaatgtaaatgtaaaccaATTTACCACAATTCACACATTGTTGATCTGGGGgcataaaagtaaataaatttCTAGGAACAAATAGTAAATGGCTAGGAACAAAATAACGTTACTAAAGGTTTCCCATTTTTATTTtgatgttctcttttttttttcttcggcCACACAGGTGTACACTGTCTCCCTGGGTGGGATGCTGCTCAGCCAACCTTTCACCATCGGTGGGTCGGGAAGCACCTACATCTATGGCTACGTTGATTCCAAGTACAAACCTGACATGAGCCGTGAGGAGTGCCTACAGTTTGCCACcaatggtaaacaaaattgacTTCACATGACCAGAGATGAACTAGTGGTTTACTGTAGCTTTTGTTTCTTAATTTTGATGTCCTTCAAGAAATATATTGATatatattatcaaattattttgctCAGGCAGAATTATTGCATATTCAGTTTGAAAGAGTTGATAACAGTATACATGAAATTAACAAGCATGATGAAGTTGATTTATTGTATTATCCACAGCATAAGCTGCTTGACGAGTTGGTAATGAAATTCTCTTTCTCCGTAGCGATTGCTCTGGCCATGGGAAGAGATAATGTCAGTGGTGGTGTGGTGCACTTAGTAGTGATCACAGAAGATGGAGCCGAGCATGTGGTCATCCCTGGAGACAAGCTTCCCAAATTCCATGACGAGTAGAAACATTAAAAACTTATCATGGTGTCATGGTATTATTATGCAATTCATGTGTTGTGTGATATTGCATATCACGTCTGTTTGTATCCATGATTCTCCCAGTTTTTTGTGAAGACATCAGATACATCTATTAAAAAATAGAATGGAAAATGCATTCTGACCTCAATATTTATCTGCGGCTAAAAATTTGGAATTGTTCATATTTCAATGTCATATAAGTTAGATGAATAGAGAATATAAAGTCATCTTTATATTGACAAGGCTGGACGTATTGATTTCCTCTTAAATTATTCCATTTCCATTTGAAACTGCTCTCCTAAAAGAGTTTGCAGCCTTGTATAGCCTTTGCATCTACAGTCTGACTGCTCTTCCATTGGTCTGATTTGAAACAATACATTAGGTTGTTTTCTTATTCTAGGTCTAGGATGAAAATTGCTCTAACCAAGTGCTATCAACCGGGTACGACATAGTGCTTCATAAAGCAGTGACAAGCAATGATTTCCTGTCTGACATTTTCAAACACTAAAATACTCATAGGCCATCACATTTCTTTGACTATATAGCAATGTCATCAAACATGCCTTTAGCACTTATTCTGTGCCTTACTAAAGATTTGCTGTCTATTACTTCATCAGTCATCCTTCAATACTGTCCTATTTTCCTATTATTTGCCAGTATCatgttttttcttccttttttactTTGCCTCCATGACCACCAACGGAGACTGATAGAGACTGATGTTTAATCCTGCACAGTTATGTAACCTACGTGCAAGAACCTCACACTTCTTTGTCTATTCTGATTACAGCAAGTTTGTATTATTTTGTGAAGAGGAGTGGCACTGGTGAATTTCTAAAGAAAGCTTTTCTTATGGTTCTGCATAGTTATGGTATTTGGcacttttgtccaaaatgaCTTACAATATATTAACACTATTGGTTAAAAATAATAGTTTATTAGAAAATAGAAAACATTTTATGAAGTTATCATATTAACAAataccacatactgtacaaaccaAAACTCTGTAAGATAACTAATTAAGTGAGAGGTAAACAGATGACTCTAAACATCTCTTGAAAGTCCCAAACTAGAACGCAAAACGCTAGGCAACTTGTTCCACCATTGAGGAGCCACAGAGGGGGTAAAAAGAGTCTTGTGACCTTTCAGCATTAATGGATAGACGACGCTCATCAGAGGACCACGGTGGACGAGAGATGGGCGTAGAGCTATCATGgaattcaagtaggctacaagaTGTAGATCCAGTAAGTCTTGAAGTGTCCTAGGCCAGAGAGGGATTTGAATTGAGTTCTGGCTGTTATACTGCCGTACAAAGGCAAATGGCTTCAACTTCATTTTTGATTGAAAATGAGTTATTGCAATTTTTGGGACATTCAAGACCTTTTGAAGGATCCTGTGGATAAATATATTGAGTAAATTTGGTTGTCATCCACATGAAAAACTTTGTTTGGTCAAACCCTAATACGTTCAATAAACATAAAATATTCGAGGTAACACGTTGCCCTAAATATTTTATGTTATGTATTGTTCAATAAACTAACAAATTTACGTCAAGTGTACGACGTGCCAAATAGTAATGCCTTATGAATTTTAGTACAATACACTAGTTTTGCATGTTACAACGTAAACTTGCGATAAAAGAAAACCTtcaatgtatgtttatgtaacttatAAATACTTACTATTTTAACTTGAGCTTTTAGTTAAGTGAacataaaatgtctttttaatttaattaaaagtTCATTAGACATTTCTTATAGTTAAATGTGTTTTAAGCTGCTTAAGCTATGAAAGTAAGAGAAACAGTTTTTATTCAGAACAC from Alosa alosa isolate M-15738 ecotype Scorff River chromosome 20, AALO_Geno_1.1, whole genome shotgun sequence includes the following:
- the LOC125285879 gene encoding proteasome subunit beta type-7-like, giving the protein MSLSYVLEPPASGFSFENSTRNAIVENSLGNGNVKTPSPLKTGTTIAGVVYKDGVVLGADTRATSSEVVADKMCAKIHYIAPNIYCCGAGTAADTEKTTEMLSSNLAIFSMNSGRNPRLVMAANILQDMLFRHKGQIGAHLILGGVDCTGSHLYTVGPYGSMDKMPYLAMGSGDLAAMGILEDGFKLNMELADAKTLVRDAIHAGIMSDLGSGNNIDICVISRKGVDYIRPFQESQFKDKRQRKYKYKAGTTPVLSETIVPLKLDLVEETVQLMETA
- the LOC125285884 gene encoding proteasome subunit beta type-6-B like protein isoform X2; this encodes MHSSICFDKTTILAVKFNGGVIIGSDSRASMGGSYVSSKTINKLIQVHDRIFCCIAGSLADAQAVTKMAKFQLSFHSIQMESPPLVKAAASVMKELCYSNKDELQAGFITAGWDRKKGPQVYTVSLGGMLLSQPFTIGGSGSTYIYGYVDSKYKPDMSREECLQFATNAIALAMGRDNVSGGVVHLVVITEDGAEHVVIPGDKLPKFHDE
- the LOC125285884 gene encoding proteasome subunit beta type-6-B like protein isoform X1, encoding MDRYFDQSIKGVSTGTTILAVKFNGGVIIGSDSRASMGGSYVSSKTINKLIQVHDRIFCCIAGSLADAQAVTKMAKFQLSFHSIQMESPPLVKAAASVMKELCYSNKDELQAGFITAGWDRKKGPQVYTVSLGGMLLSQPFTIGGSGSTYIYGYVDSKYKPDMSREECLQFATNAIALAMGRDNVSGGVVHLVVITEDGAEHVVIPGDKLPKFHDE